A stretch of Methanobrevibacter sp. YE315 DNA encodes these proteins:
- a CDS encoding AarF/ABC1/UbiB kinase family protein, with the protein MAKEDKKVSRKRFDEIMGVAKKHHLAKLLKDNEDDEDFEVSDLRYAMEELGPAFIKLGQLLATRPDMVGNEIADDLKMLRDNTPVTPFDEMKQVIEGELGQPLEEIYSEFNEEPLGSASIGQVYKATLKETGMEVAVKVQKPGIYDVIVPDVKILNKLAGTVDKHVSGSRMYNLPAMAKEFERSIFKELNYMEEVKNITKITNNFKDVEYIKIPEVYPELCSSKVINMELIDGYEVTDLYDNEIEGINNAEIAQFGCQSYLKQVLIDGFFHADPHPGNLFVTRDNRLCYIDFGMMGVVNDTFRSNFAQLILLLLDGNSHHLINQLLYMNIISPEQNTEEFREDVDDLLNSYIGVDLDQMDGIFDDLMNVMINHNIVLPREFVMIGRGMILIEEAGDKLDPHFNLTGELEVFAKKMIKSKFEPGNLVGGGFNYIVEIEHLLKDLPDRLNSTLDKVEKGELELNMNHTGLDDLKNQLSISIIVAALLVGSSIAILADKGPKVWDISAIGFIGFVFSAILGAYLVITYIRN; encoded by the coding sequence ATGGCAAAAGAGGATAAAAAAGTTTCAAGAAAACGTTTTGATGAAATTATGGGTGTTGCAAAAAAGCATCACTTAGCAAAACTATTAAAAGACAATGAAGATGACGAAGATTTCGAAGTTTCAGATTTAAGATATGCAATGGAAGAGTTAGGTCCTGCATTCATTAAGTTAGGTCAACTATTGGCTACCAGGCCGGATATGGTTGGTAATGAAATTGCAGATGACTTGAAAATGCTTAGGGACAATACTCCGGTAACCCCTTTTGATGAAATGAAACAGGTTATCGAAGGAGAACTTGGACAACCATTGGAAGAAATCTATTCTGAATTCAATGAAGAACCTCTCGGTTCTGCTTCAATCGGTCAAGTTTATAAAGCAACATTAAAAGAAACCGGTATGGAAGTTGCAGTTAAAGTTCAAAAACCGGGCATTTATGATGTTATTGTGCCGGATGTAAAAATATTAAATAAATTAGCCGGAACAGTTGATAAACACGTTTCAGGTTCAAGAATGTATAACTTGCCTGCAATGGCTAAAGAATTTGAAAGATCCATCTTTAAGGAACTTAACTATATGGAAGAAGTTAAGAATATTACTAAAATCACTAATAACTTTAAAGATGTCGAATATATTAAAATCCCTGAAGTTTATCCTGAGCTCTGTAGTTCTAAAGTCATAAATATGGAACTTATTGACGGATATGAAGTAACTGATTTATATGACAATGAAATTGAAGGCATCAATAATGCAGAAATCGCTCAGTTTGGATGTCAATCATATTTAAAACAAGTATTGATTGACGGATTTTTCCATGCAGACCCACACCCAGGAAATCTATTTGTAACTCGTGATAACAGACTTTGTTACATTGACTTCGGAATGATGGGTGTTGTAAATGATACTTTCAGATCAAACTTCGCACAATTGATATTGCTTTTGTTAGATGGAAATTCACATCATTTAATTAATCAATTGCTTTACATGAACATTATCTCTCCAGAACAAAACACTGAAGAATTCAGAGAAGATGTCGATGACTTGTTGAATTCATACATCGGTGTAGACCTTGATCAAATGGATGGTATATTCGATGATTTGATGAATGTAATGATTAACCATAATATTGTTCTTCCAAGGGAATTTGTAATGATTGGAAGAGGAATGATTCTCATTGAGGAAGCTGGTGACAAATTGGATCCACACTTCAATCTTACTGGTGAACTTGAAGTATTCGCTAAAAAAATGATTAAATCAAAATTCGAACCAGGAAACCTTGTGGGTGGTGGATTTAACTATATTGTAGAAATTGAACATTTATTAAAAGATTTGCCTGACAGACTCAACAGTACTCTTGATAAAGTCGAAAAAGGTGAATTGGAATTAAATATGAACCACACAGGTTTGGATGATTTGAAAAATCAGTTATCCATATCCATAATTGTAGCCGCATTGCTTGTAGGTTCATCCATTGCAATATTGGCTGATAAAGGTCCAAAAGTTTGGGATATTTCTGCAATTGGATTTATAGGATTTGTATTCAGTGCAATTCTTGGAGCTTATTTAGTTATAACCTATATTAGAAATTAG
- a CDS encoding AarF/ABC1/UbiB kinase family protein — protein sequence MKVISNSRNENIKRINEIYKVLKDNDFGYLIEENTFFKKFPFLRNRRTKKDETFLDETAPIRIRKVLEQLGPAYIKLGQMLSTRPDLVGIEIANELQKLRDNTPVTPFNEMKELIEEELGTPLDEIFTNIDETPLGSASIGQVYKAELKSTGQEVAIKVQKPNSREIIESDVKIMKFLAERIDKYISATRTYNLPAIISEFERSIFKELNYLEEMMNLQNLSYNFRSISYIKIPDVYLDYCSEKVITMELIKGVVVTDLIKRDYPNIDKKKIASYGVKSYFKQIMIDGFFHADPHPGNLIVTEDRKLCYIDVGMMGILNEDFKEDLAELILLLISGNTNNIINQLIYMDIISPSQNTPELRADVDDLMNLYYGAELRNMDGAIEDLLNAMIKNNIILPKEFVMIGRGITLIEDTGRKLDPNFNAATELKELSRQIITNKYKPKRLSKVGMNYLLQVEHLAKDLPDTLRNTASKLEEGDFEVKLKHEEISQLTNQLSVALIISSLIIGSSLAIMGGAGPKLFGISAIGLIGFVFSAVLGIFLIIEYMIERDDIK from the coding sequence ATGAAAGTTATTAGCAACAGTAGAAATGAAAACATTAAAAGAATAAATGAAATCTACAAAGTTCTTAAGGATAATGATTTTGGATATTTGATTGAGGAAAATACCTTTTTCAAAAAATTTCCTTTTCTAAGAAACCGTAGAACTAAAAAAGATGAAACATTTCTAGATGAAACCGCCCCAATCAGAATACGAAAAGTATTGGAACAATTAGGCCCAGCATATATTAAATTAGGTCAAATGTTGAGTACCAGGCCAGATTTAGTGGGAATAGAAATTGCTAATGAACTTCAAAAATTAAGGGACAATACTCCAGTAACCCCTTTTAATGAAATGAAAGAATTGATTGAAGAAGAACTTGGCACACCACTAGACGAGATATTCACAAACATTGATGAAACACCACTTGGATCAGCATCAATAGGCCAAGTATATAAAGCCGAATTAAAGAGTACTGGACAAGAAGTGGCAATTAAAGTTCAAAAACCAAATTCACGTGAAATTATAGAATCCGATGTCAAAATAATGAAATTTTTAGCGGAAAGAATTGACAAATACATATCCGCCACTAGAACTTACAACCTGCCCGCAATAATTAGCGAATTTGAAAGATCCATCTTTAAAGAACTTAACTATTTGGAAGAAATGATGAACTTGCAAAATCTTTCATACAACTTCAGAAGCATCAGTTATATAAAAATACCTGATGTATATCTTGATTATTGCTCCGAAAAAGTCATCACAATGGAATTGATAAAAGGTGTGGTAGTAACAGATTTAATTAAACGAGATTATCCTAACATCGACAAGAAGAAAATAGCGAGTTATGGTGTTAAATCCTATTTCAAACAGATAATGATTGATGGTTTTTTCCATGCAGACCCCCATCCTGGAAATTTAATTGTTACAGAAGACCGCAAATTATGTTATATTGATGTTGGAATGATGGGAATTCTAAATGAAGATTTTAAAGAGGATTTAGCGGAATTAATTTTATTATTGATAAGCGGCAACACAAACAATATCATTAATCAACTGATTTATATGGACATCATCAGCCCATCACAGAACACTCCTGAATTGAGGGCAGATGTGGATGATTTAATGAACTTATATTATGGAGCCGAATTAAGGAACATGGATGGTGCAATAGAAGATTTGTTAAATGCTATGATAAAAAACAACATAATTCTTCCAAAGGAATTTGTAATGATAGGTCGTGGAATAACACTTATCGAAGACACTGGTAGAAAACTAGATCCAAACTTCAATGCCGCCACCGAATTGAAAGAATTATCCCGCCAAATAATCACAAATAAATACAAACCAAAAAGATTAAGTAAGGTTGGTATGAACTATTTATTGCAAGTAGAACACCTGGCAAAGGATCTGCCCGATACCCTTAGAAATACAGCCTCCAAACTAGAAGAGGGAGATTTCGAAGTAAAATTAAAGCATGAGGAAATAAGCCAGTTAACAAATCAATTATCAGTAGCACTAATCATATCATCATTGATTATCGGATCCTCATTAGCCATTATGGGTGGTGCAGGTCCTAAATTATTTGGAATATCCGCGATCGGATTAATTGGTTTTGTTTTTAGTGCAGTATTAGGTATTTTCTTAATTATAGAATATATGATAGAAAGAGATGACATTAAATAG
- a CDS encoding DNA mismatch repair protein MutS, which translates to MQREKITLQNIKGIGDKISEKIISSVGGEEELQKIVDDVDVERIANIEGISQRKAIEIMNQLLNNPKYEFIKSDRAMEIYEDIINKILSYSNTSYSKNRILLLSPSKDIEKINSQLDFVMNAKEHVSQLPIIKLRGLMKNLKEVEEAKPEYDPSKAILVESDEDASYLMDLGLNQYYPIITASDSPLLQEEIMNYDLVFYVYSQGILDFEGMPNLVMINIEENDYEIVPEKIIDFFIQNKELFSRVHEIQKIRNKESVLGDIIPIINELNIIDKREVDIEKLVYSLKDDMDNELEKSIKQVDLEGDEILNLLNNNFPPKISKIFDEIINKRKEIIREKTGLSFDPFLRTYPIQIDDSEIERITLEQSSKKENDIFDIKKSAAIELNSIKQKAIDEVKDTIKFDYEFSLGSFAYEYGLCRPEFSDEIKLNGALHLELALKKDKDYIQKVDYQLTKNENVALLTGANSGGKTTLLETLTQISIMAQMGLPVSADSAKIKLLDEIYHFSKKRSLDAGAFESFLNVFIPIVTTNSEKLVLLDELEGITELDAAVKIISTFIDMIKESNSYGVIVTHMARELMNYTDIRVDGIEAKGLDENYNLIVDRTPKMNFLAKSTPELILKRIYEKSDDDLKVVYARILEKF; encoded by the coding sequence ATGCAAAGGGAAAAAATTACATTGCAAAACATTAAGGGAATTGGAGATAAGATTTCTGAAAAAATAATCAGCAGCGTTGGTGGTGAGGAAGAACTCCAAAAAATCGTTGATGATGTGGATGTTGAAAGAATAGCGAATATCGAAGGCATAAGCCAGAGAAAAGCCATTGAAATCATGAATCAACTATTAAACAATCCAAAATACGAGTTTATAAAAAGCGACAGGGCAATGGAGATTTATGAAGACATCATTAACAAAATATTATCCTATTCCAACACTTCTTATTCAAAAAATAGGATCCTGCTGCTTTCACCTTCAAAGGATATTGAAAAAATCAACTCACAACTTGATTTTGTAATGAATGCAAAGGAACACGTTTCACAACTTCCAATTATAAAATTAAGAGGGTTGATGAAAAACTTAAAAGAGGTTGAAGAAGCAAAACCTGAATACGACCCGAGCAAAGCTATTTTAGTTGAAAGTGATGAGGATGCTTCTTATTTAATGGATTTAGGATTAAACCAATATTATCCAATCATTACAGCAAGCGATTCACCATTACTTCAAGAAGAAATAATGAATTATGATTTAGTATTTTACGTATACTCCCAGGGAATACTTGATTTTGAAGGAATGCCAAACCTGGTGATGATTAATATTGAAGAAAATGACTATGAGATAGTTCCGGAAAAAATAATCGACTTTTTTATACAAAACAAAGAGTTATTTTCAAGGGTTCATGAGATTCAAAAGATTAGAAATAAAGAAAGTGTCCTTGGAGACATAATCCCCATCATTAATGAGTTAAATATCATTGATAAAAGGGAAGTGGATATTGAAAAACTTGTTTATTCTCTTAAAGATGATATGGATAATGAATTAGAAAAATCAATCAAACAAGTCGACCTTGAAGGAGATGAAATTCTTAACTTATTAAATAACAATTTCCCGCCAAAAATTAGCAAAATATTTGATGAAATTATCAATAAAAGGAAAGAAATAATCCGTGAAAAAACTGGGTTAAGCTTTGACCCATTTTTAAGAACATACCCTATCCAAATCGATGATTCAGAAATCGAAAGAATAACCCTTGAACAGTCATCTAAAAAAGAAAATGACATATTTGATATTAAAAAGAGTGCTGCAATAGAATTGAATTCAATCAAGCAAAAGGCAATTGATGAAGTCAAAGATACAATCAAATTTGATTATGAATTTAGTTTAGGAAGTTTTGCATATGAATACGGGTTATGCAGACCTGAATTCAGTGATGAAATCAAACTAAATGGAGCACTGCATTTAGAACTTGCACTTAAAAAAGACAAAGATTACATTCAAAAAGTTGATTACCAACTGACCAAAAACGAAAACGTTGCACTATTAACAGGAGCAAACAGCGGAGGGAAAACAACACTCCTTGAAACACTAACCCAGATATCAATTATGGCACAGATGGGGCTTCCAGTAAGTGCAGACAGTGCAAAAATAAAACTGTTAGATGAAATTTACCACTTCTCTAAAAAAAGGTCTTTAGATGCAGGAGCATTTGAATCCTTCTTAAATGTGTTCATACCAATCGTCACCACAAACAGCGAAAAATTAGTGCTTTTGGACGAACTTGAAGGAATAACCGAACTTGATGCTGCAGTCAAAATCATATCCACATTCATAGATATGATTAAAGAATCCAATTCCTACGGAGTAATCGTTACACATATGGCAAGGGAACTGATGAACTACACAGATATTCGAGTAGATGGAATAGAAGCTAAAGGATTGGATGAAAATTACAATTTGATTGTTGATAGAACACCAAAAATGAATTTCCTTGCAAAAAGTACTCCTGAATTAATTTTAAAAAGAATTTATGAAAAATCAGATGATGACTTAAAAGTAGTATATGCAAGAATCCTGGAAAAATTCTAA
- a CDS encoding U32 family peptidase, with the protein MRIPELLAPVGSMDYLKVAINAGASSVYLSGKDYGARKFAENFTLDEINDAVNIAHMHNVKVYVTVNTLIKEDELEDVINYLSSLYAIGVDAVLVQDLGLVELINRHLPNLKIHASTQMTIENQKKLDYIESKGIKRVVLPREMKKEEIKALKTNMELEIFAHGALCYSYSGQCLMSSFKGGRSGNRGTCAQPCRQKYKIEGIDKEDYYLSPCDLSLFNQLKEISELNVSCIKIEGRMRSKEYLAIVISNYRKALNKLKSGKETKSEEINLVFNRGLCEGKFNDSVKRSLRAGHIGLKIGHVIESRKNQIAIRLNDSVENIPEKGDGLLIVKNNKDYGFEISQNPLITTLNHYKKGKNKPVKDLTRENKVLIVKKVWQNKKSTFNLNESDVYLTKRNKISKKVKEIENKGNSFVKSKLILTFSLKNKFPLLKGRLTLASKKEFECEVRGNAPFEKPIKKSVDAETIKNQLQKIGNYPYEIIQININYDGTLFIPISKINELRRNLFERLEAEVINSYKHENKRIELETESNEKTENECGLSFYTNNLNHLKHLENVKRVYLEIPSENDSLVLANGKYNLNYMINFIKDACEISYEKDYELIWKWPDIAHDNFIKALNKVRGILNKMNCKLPIMSANFNGEYSPYSMNITNNETINSLKCYKILTLSPELTRKDYENIIKNCRYPEKVEILVQGSVELMKTRYPILYGNENKMDYENYLIDRKNRRYPIHKSISGEELIIFNDEELCLINEITHLKNIGFSNFAIDGRYKDDEHYRMIDIYNSALNGTVNEKELKRYSSKNTTANY; encoded by the coding sequence ATGAGAATTCCTGAATTGCTTGCACCTGTTGGGTCAATGGATTATTTAAAAGTTGCAATAAATGCAGGTGCCAGTTCTGTTTACTTATCCGGTAAAGACTATGGTGCGCGCAAGTTCGCTGAAAACTTCACATTAGATGAAATAAACGATGCAGTAAACATTGCCCACATGCATAATGTCAAGGTTTACGTTACTGTAAACACATTAATAAAAGAAGATGAGCTTGAAGACGTGATTAATTATCTCTCAAGCCTATATGCAATAGGAGTGGATGCGGTCTTAGTGCAGGATTTGGGATTGGTTGAGCTAATCAACAGACATCTGCCCAATTTGAAAATCCATGCATCAACCCAAATGACAATCGAAAACCAAAAGAAACTTGACTATATAGAAAGCAAAGGAATAAAAAGAGTCGTACTTCCTCGTGAAATGAAAAAAGAAGAAATCAAAGCCTTAAAAACTAACATGGAGCTTGAAATATTTGCACATGGAGCATTATGTTACTCTTATTCCGGACAATGCCTGATGAGCAGTTTTAAGGGTGGAAGAAGCGGAAACAGAGGGACATGTGCACAACCATGCCGCCAAAAATACAAAATTGAAGGCATTGATAAAGAAGACTATTACCTATCCCCATGTGATTTAAGCTTATTTAACCAATTAAAAGAAATATCCGAACTAAATGTTAGCTGCATTAAAATTGAAGGAAGAATGCGAAGCAAAGAATATTTGGCCATTGTAATAAGCAACTATCGCAAAGCATTGAATAAATTAAAAAGCGGGAAAGAAACCAAAAGCGAGGAAATCAATCTTGTTTTTAACAGAGGCCTGTGCGAAGGGAAATTTAACGATTCTGTGAAAAGAAGCCTGCGAGCCGGACACATCGGATTGAAAATCGGCCATGTTATTGAATCAAGGAAAAATCAAATCGCGATTAGATTGAATGATTCAGTTGAAAATATCCCCGAAAAAGGAGATGGGCTTTTAATTGTAAAAAACAATAAGGACTACGGTTTTGAAATTTCACAAAATCCCCTTATTACAACTTTAAATCACTACAAAAAAGGTAAAAACAAACCCGTTAAAGACTTGACACGTGAAAATAAAGTTTTGATTGTTAAAAAAGTATGGCAAAACAAAAAAAGCACTTTTAATTTAAATGAATCTGATGTCTACTTAACAAAAAGAAACAAAATAAGTAAAAAAGTTAAGGAAATTGAAAATAAAGGAAACAGTTTCGTTAAATCCAAATTGATACTCACATTTTCTTTAAAAAATAAGTTCCCCCTATTGAAAGGAAGATTGACTCTTGCCAGCAAAAAGGAATTTGAATGTGAAGTTAGGGGAAATGCCCCATTTGAAAAGCCTATCAAAAAAAGTGTTGATGCTGAAACAATTAAAAATCAACTTCAGAAAATCGGCAATTACCCATATGAAATCATTCAAATTAATATAAACTACGATGGAACCTTGTTCATCCCAATTAGCAAAATCAATGAACTTAGAAGAAATTTATTTGAAAGGTTGGAAGCGGAAGTTATCAACTCATATAAACACGAAAATAAAAGAATTGAGCTGGAAACTGAATCAAATGAAAAAACTGAAAATGAGTGTGGATTATCATTTTATACAAATAATCTAAATCATTTAAAGCATCTTGAAAATGTAAAAAGGGTTTATCTGGAAATTCCAAGCGAAAATGATTCTTTAGTATTGGCCAATGGAAAATACAACCTTAACTATATGATTAACTTCATTAAAGATGCCTGCGAAATATCATACGAAAAAGATTATGAATTGATTTGGAAATGGCCAGATATTGCTCATGACAATTTCATTAAAGCATTGAATAAAGTAAGAGGAATTTTAAATAAAATGAACTGTAAGCTCCCAATCATGAGTGCTAATTTCAATGGAGAATATAGTCCATATTCAATGAATATTACCAATAATGAAACAATAAACAGCCTTAAATGCTACAAAATTTTAACATTATCCCCCGAATTAACTAGAAAAGATTATGAAAACATCATCAAAAACTGCAGATATCCCGAAAAGGTTGAAATATTAGTTCAAGGATCTGTCGAACTTATGAAAACCAGATATCCGATATTATATGGAAATGAAAATAAGATGGATTATGAAAATTATTTAATTGACAGGAAAAACAGGAGATATCCAATCCATAAAAGCATTTCCGGAGAGGAATTGATTATATTTAACGATGAGGAACTTTGCTTAATCAATGAAATAACTCATCTAAAAAACATTGGTTTTTCTAATTTTGCAATAGATGGAAGATATAAGGATGATGAGCACTATAGAATGATTGATATCTATAATTCCGCCCTTAACGGAACTGTGAATGAAAAGGAATTGAAAAGATACAGTTCAAAAAATACAACAGCCAACTATTAA
- a CDS encoding U32 family peptidase produces MVLEELLAPAGSYDVLVIAVNAGADAVYIAGQNYGARAYAKNFTMEEIKKAVNYAHLNGAKVHVTVNTLINNFEIVDVLKYLFELYKIGVDAVIVQDFGLIWLLKTFIPDLEVHASTQMGLNNYSSIKWASKNNIKRIVLPREVNIRQIRETYEQLKKDNIDMDIEVFGHGALCYCVSGKCYMSSYNSGRSGNRGACAQPCRREYRLKYRGYNIGNGYLLSTHDLATYNHLTEISDAGVKSLKLEGRMKSGDYIGTIVNSYRNLIDGNEGDYKKELHLVFNRQFTDGYMMGDKPGEVMGRGHSGHEGLYIGDITNIEDTKVTIEIKNKEIPVILEPGDGIAFKYNGKIKGIYLENIIKQDENEIIIDTTRLVKVGTEVFISYSKSTHDYLKQFEKETIKNNVGINLSLTWDENLNLFTKVEYHVDGELVNFRHKTLDKFEKAKNKPVTEEIIEKQLKKTGGTPFYIDNIRFNNMPNDIFIPIGEINQIRREILDTATDLLLKHYTPTKKAVKAVRKDLTKFFEDYENNEGKIKKKTPKLSIFIDDISQIKSASGFDLKRIYFDGNCHYNNPDDYFENIKETLKKGSLMAAPTEFVWVLSSFISEEDALKCNEIIKELENEGIIISVMGDFPGMAEIFDCSIYGNHNLNVWNSFCVRDLNASGFKSLIVSSELSGAEIKELVKRNHDRNIDLEMIVNGNLEVIVSKDDFTNLNDGKDFIISNDADYAILEDKKRKKFKYKIFFDYNRQSHIINKDCLCLIEEMNEIKELGLDSLILDCRYSNEQYTTQILSIYNESLKNKDQDELTKYKYQIMDFSQSYVNKGNYIEGRLHEDK; encoded by the coding sequence ATGGTTTTAGAAGAATTATTGGCTCCGGCAGGCTCATATGATGTATTGGTTATTGCTGTTAATGCTGGTGCTGATGCAGTCTATATTGCTGGGCAAAATTATGGTGCAAGAGCATATGCCAAAAACTTCACAATGGAAGAAATAAAAAAAGCGGTTAACTATGCTCATCTAAATGGCGCTAAGGTCCATGTGACCGTCAATACACTAATCAATAATTTCGAAATTGTTGACGTTTTAAAATACTTATTTGAATTATATAAAATAGGCGTGGATGCAGTCATCGTACAGGATTTCGGATTGATCTGGCTTTTGAAGACCTTCATTCCAGACTTGGAAGTTCATGCATCAACACAGATGGGATTGAACAATTATTCCTCAATCAAATGGGCTTCAAAAAACAATATAAAACGAATAGTGCTTCCAAGGGAAGTCAATATCCGCCAAATAAGAGAAACCTACGAGCAACTTAAAAAAGACAACATCGACATGGACATTGAAGTATTCGGTCATGGCGCATTATGCTACTGCGTCAGTGGAAAATGCTACATGTCATCATACAATAGCGGAAGAAGCGGAAATAGGGGAGCTTGTGCACAACCTTGCCGAAGGGAATACCGTCTAAAATACAGAGGATACAATATAGGAAACGGATACCTTCTTTCAACCCATGACCTTGCAACATACAATCATTTAACTGAAATTTCAGATGCTGGAGTGAAATCTCTTAAACTTGAAGGCAGAATGAAATCAGGAGACTATATCGGAACTATCGTGAACAGTTACAGAAATCTGATTGATGGAAATGAAGGCGATTATAAAAAAGAGCTCCACCTTGTCTTTAACAGGCAATTCACCGACGGATACATGATGGGTGACAAACCTGGTGAGGTAATGGGAAGGGGCCATTCAGGCCATGAAGGACTGTACATCGGAGACATAACCAACATAGAGGATACAAAAGTTACAATTGAAATTAAAAACAAGGAGATTCCTGTTATTTTAGAACCTGGAGACGGAATTGCATTCAAATACAACGGCAAAATCAAAGGAATCTATCTGGAAAACATCATCAAACAGGATGAAAATGAAATCATCATAGACACTACTCGCCTTGTTAAAGTTGGAACCGAAGTATTCATCAGCTATTCCAAATCCACTCACGATTATCTCAAACAATTTGAAAAAGAAACAATTAAAAACAATGTTGGAATCAATTTATCTCTAACATGGGATGAAAACCTGAACCTGTTTACAAAAGTCGAATATCATGTTGATGGAGAATTAGTTAATTTCAGACATAAAACTCTGGATAAATTCGAAAAAGCTAAAAATAAACCTGTAACTGAGGAAATTATTGAAAAGCAGCTTAAAAAGACCGGAGGAACACCATTCTACATTGACAATATCCGTTTCAACAATATGCCTAATGATATTTTCATACCGATTGGTGAGATTAACCAAATTAGGCGCGAAATCCTTGATACTGCAACGGACTTGTTATTAAAGCATTACACACCAACCAAAAAAGCTGTTAAAGCCGTTCGCAAGGATTTGACCAAATTTTTCGAAGATTATGAAAATAATGAAGGAAAAATCAAGAAAAAGACTCCTAAACTATCAATATTCATTGATGACATTTCTCAAATCAAGTCAGCTTCAGGTTTTGACTTGAAACGTATATACTTTGATGGTAACTGCCATTATAACAACCCTGATGATTATTTTGAAAACATCAAAGAGACCTTGAAGAAAGGTAGCTTAATGGCCGCCCCAACAGAGTTTGTTTGGGTCTTATCATCATTTATCTCTGAAGAGGATGCTCTTAAATGCAATGAAATAATTAAAGAGCTTGAAAACGAAGGGATTATCATCTCAGTAATGGGGGATTTCCCCGGAATGGCAGAAATATTCGATTGTTCAATTTATGGAAATCATAATCTGAATGTTTGGAACAGTTTTTGCGTGCGTGATTTGAATGCATCCGGATTTAAGTCATTGATAGTATCCTCTGAACTTTCAGGAGCCGAAATAAAAGAATTGGTCAAAAGAAACCACGACCGGAACATAGATTTGGAAATGATTGTTAATGGAAACTTGGAAGTTATTGTAAGTAAAGATGATTTCACCAACTTGAATGATGGAAAGGACTTCATCATTTCAAACGATGCGGATTATGCCATTCTAGAAGATAAAAAAAGGAAGAAATTCAAATATAAAATATTTTTCGACTACAATCGGCAAAGCCACATTATCAATAAGGATTGCTTATGCCTAATTGAAGAAATGAATGAAATTAAGGAATTGGGGCTTGATTCACTAATTCTTGATTGCAGATATTCTAATGAGCAATATACAACACAAATCTTATCCATTTATAATGAAAGCCTTAAAAATAAAGATCAAGATGAACTAACCAAATATAAATACCAAATTATGGATTTCTCACAATCCTATGTCAACAAAGGTAATTATATTGAAGGTAGATTGCACGAGGACAAATAA
- a CDS encoding DUF3800 domain-containing protein produces MINYIFIDESGDLGKHSKYFIMASVVTKEPIKFRRVINKTNRIFRKQISKSNEIKGTTTPNNIIKNIFKKLKNIDYEVYIICFNKKNKNKLKFKDNNELYDLIAFELAKIIPINSPTSIVIDKSKSKKKDIFRFNSQFKYNLNNYENYPIEVSHLSSLHNKELQIADLIAWSYFQSIEHNDFDFIKLIKNKIIKEAFKD; encoded by the coding sequence TTGATAAATTATATTTTTATTGATGAAAGTGGAGATTTGGGAAAACATTCTAAATATTTTATCATGGCCTCTGTAGTAACAAAAGAACCTATTAAATTCAGAAGAGTTATTAACAAAACAAATAGGATTTTCAGAAAACAAATTTCTAAATCTAATGAAATTAAGGGGACTACAACTCCAAATAATATTATTAAAAATATTTTTAAAAAATTAAAAAACATTGATTATGAGGTTTATATAATTTGTTTTAATAAAAAAAATAAAAATAAACTAAAATTTAAAGATAATAATGAGTTATATGATTTGATTGCTTTTGAATTAGCAAAAATCATTCCTATTAATTCTCCAACTTCCATTGTCATTGATAAATCCAAATCAAAGAAAAAAGATATATTCAGATTCAATTCTCAATTTAAATATAATCTGAATAACTATGAAAATTACCCAATTGAAGTAAGTCATCTGTCTTCTTTGCATAATAAAGAATTACAAATTGCTGATTTAATTGCATGGTCATATTTTCAAAGTATTGAACATAATGATTTTGATTTCATTAAATTAATAAAAAATAAGATAATAAAAGAAGCATTTAAAGATTGA